In the genome of Lonchura striata isolate bLonStr1 chromosome 22, bLonStr1.mat, whole genome shotgun sequence, one region contains:
- the MRPL41 gene encoding large ribosomal subunit protein mL41, with product MGMLTQLVRGLVRGADRLSPFTSKRGPRSHNKGRGAKKVGVLTRNKKFLLVKEMVPEFVVPDLTGFKLRPYVSYRAPEGSEPPVTAKQLFDQLVAPRIEKDVKDGTFDPDNLQKYGFEPTQEGKLFQLFPKNYVR from the coding sequence ATGGGGATGCTGACCCAGCTAGTCCGCGGGCTGGTGCGCGGCGCCGACCGCTTGTCGCCCTTCACCAGCAAGCGCGGCCCCCGGAGCCACAACAAGGGCCGCGGTGCCAAGAAGGTGGGCGTGCTTACCCGCAACAAGAAGTTCCTCCTCGTCAAGGAGATGGTGCCCGAGTTCGTCGTGCCCGACCTGACGGGCTTCAAGCTGCGGCCCTACGTGTCGTACCGCGCCCCCGAGGGCTCCGAGCCGCCCGTGACGGCCAAGCAGCTCTTCGACCAGCTGGTGGCTCCGCGCATCGAGAAGGATGTGAAGGACGGCACGTTCGACCCCGACAACCTGCAGAAGTACGGCTTCGAGCCCACGCAGGAGGGCAAGCTCTTCCAGCTCTTCCCCAAGAACTACGTGCGGTAG